The following DNA comes from Amycolatopsis albispora.
CTCGCCCGCAGGCTGCGGGAAAACGGCGGGGCGCAACCCAACACGGTCGTCGCGGTGTCGATGCGGCCGGGGGCGGAGCTGATCGCGGCGCTCCTCGGAGTGCTGCACGCCGGGGCCGCCTACGTCTCGATCGACCCGGACCTGCCCGAGCAGCGGCGGTGGAACCTGCTCGGCCGCTGCCAGGCTGACACCGTGGTCACCACGGCCGACCTGGCCGTGGACCTGAGCTGGCCGCCGGAACTGAACGTGGTGACCCCGCACGACGACGCCACCATCGGCCAGTCCGCCGAACCGCTGGAGAGCAGGCAGGACGTTGACGACCTGGCCTACTTGATCTTCACCTCCGGCTCGACCGGTGAGCCCAAGGGCGTGATGATCTCGCACCGCTCGGCGGCCAACACCGTGCAGGACATCAACCAGCGCTTCGAGGTCACCGGCGCCGACCGGGTGCTCGCCCTCGCCCCGACTGGCTTCGACCTGTCGGTGTACGACATCTTCGGTGTGCTCGGCGCCGGCGGTGCGGTGGTCTCGACCACCGACCGGGCCCAGGACGTCGGCTACTGGACCGAGCTGATCGACCGGTACCGCGTGACCATCTGGAACAGCGTGCCCGCGCCGATGCGCCTGTGGATCGACTCGCTGGCCGGCGCGGCGCCCGGCAGCGGCGCCAGCGTCCGGCTCGCCCTGCTCTCCGGGGACTGGATCCCGACCAGCCTGCCCGGCGACATCCGGAGGTACTTCCCGGAAATGGCGGTGATCAGCCTCGGCGGCGCCACCGAAGCGTCGATCTGGTCGGTGTTCCACCCGATCGGCGAGGTGCGGCCGGAGTGGACCAGCATTCCCTACGGCAAGCCGCTGGCCAACCAGACCCTGCACGTCTACAACGAACGGCTCGAACCGTGCCCGGCGTGGGTCACCGGCGAGATCTACATCGGCGGCACCGGCGTGGCGATCGGGTACTGGGGCGATCCGGAGCGCACCGCGGAGCGCTTCATCGTGCACCCCGGCACCGGCGAGCGGCTGTACCGGACCGGCGATCTCGGCCGGTACCTGCCCGGCGGGGACATCGAAATCCTCGGCCGCACCGACTTCCAGGTGAAGATCAACGGGTACCGGGTGGAACTCGGCGAGATCGAAGCCGCGCTCGGCAAGCAGCCGGGGGTGCGGCAGGCGCTGGTGGACGCCCCGGTTTCGGCAGCGGGGCAACGCCAGCTGGCCGCCTACCTGATCACCGACGACCCCACCGCGGCCGACGCCGCGACGCTGCGCCCGGCGCTGGCCGAACTCCTGCCCAGCTACATGGTGCCGCACCACTTCGTGGCTATCGAAGCACTGCCGCTGACCGCCAACGGGAAGATCGATCGCGCGGCCCTGCCGAAGCCGTGGCTCGACGTGATCGAGTCCGACGAGCACCAGTCGCCGCGCGACCCCGTCGAGGCCGCGCTGCTGCGCATCTGGTCCGACCAGCTCGGGCACGGCGAAATCGGGGTGGGAGACGGGTTTTTCGACGTCGGTGGCGACTCGCTGCACGCGGTGGCGATCGTCCGGCGGCTGCGCGCGGAGTTCTCCATCGACTCCGCCGCCGAGCAGGAGGTGATCGAGGGCCTGTTCACCAACGCGACGATCGCGGAGTTCGCCGAGTCCATCCGGTCGCTGGCCGGGCAGCGCCGATGACCGCCCCGGACTTCGACCTGATCGTGGTCGGCGCCGGCTCGGCCGGCTCGGTCGTGGCGGCCAGGGCCGCGGCCCGCGGCCGCCGGGTACTCCTGCTGGAGGCCGGTCCCGACCAGCGGCCGCCCGGCGAGCCGAACCCGTTGCGCGACGGCACCCGGCTGATCCTGGACGGCTTCAACTGGGACTACCTGGCGAACCTGCGCACCGGCGGTGGCCGGGGCAGCGGGAGGGCCCTGTGGGAGCGTTTCCCGTACCGGCTCGGCAAGGTGGTCGGCGGCTCGTCGGCGGTGAACGGCGTGGTCGCCATGCGGGCGTTGCCCCGGGATTTCGACGACTGGGTCAAGCTGGGCAACCCGGACTGGTCGTGGGACCGGGTGCTGCCGTTCTTCCGGACGGCCGAAACCGATCTGGACTTCCCCGGCGGCCCGTCACACGGCGACCGCGGGCCGATCCCGGTGCGCCGGCCGTCGGGCGGCGAACTGCACTCGCTGGAGCTGGCGTTCTGGCGGGAATGCACGCGGATGGGGCTGCCCGAGGTGCCCGACCTCAATGACGGCACCGAATGCGGTGTGGGCGCGGTACCGGCCAACGCCGTCGGTGGTGAGCGCATGGACACCGCCGCGACCTACCTGGCCGACGCCAGGACGTACCCGGGATTCGAGCTGCGGACCGGGAGGCGGTGCAGCCGGGTCGTGCTGGCAGGCCGGCGCGCGGTCGGCGTCGAGGTGCTCGAACCGGGCGGCGGCACCACCACCGTGCGGGCCCCGGAGGTCGTGCTGTCCGCCGGCGCGATCGGTTCGCCGGTGATTCTGCAGCGCTCCGGCATCGGCCCGGCGAACCGGTGTGCCGCGGCCGGGGCCGAGCCGGTGGCCGACCTGCCTGGCGTCGGCCAGAACCTCGCCGACCACCCGTCCGTGGTGATCTGGGCCAAGCCGGTCGACGGCCTGTGCCGGACTGGGGTGCCGTGGCGCCAGGTGGCGGCCAGGGTGTCCAGCGGGGTGGCCGACGACGGCGCGGACCTGCAGGTGTGGTTGCTGAACAACGTGCCGAACGCGGCCATTCCCGGCTTCGCCGATCGGCTGGACTGGCCCATGGTGGTCGGCATCTCGGTGATGTTGCTGCGGCCGGGGGCACGTGGCTGCGTGTACCCCGGCGGCGCCGATCCGGCCGCGCCACCGGTGATCCACCTCGGGTTCGGTTCGGCGGACGGTGACGTCGAGCGGCTCGCCCACGGGGTTCGCCTGGCCTGGCGGGTGCTGCGGTCGCCGGTTTTCGCGGAGAGCCTGGAGCAGGTCCAGCTGTGGAGCGACCGGATCGTCACCGACGACCGGCTGCTGCGAGGGGCCGTGCGGAACGTGATGAGCCCCGGTTGGCACGCGGTCGGCTCCGCCCGGATGGGACCGGACACGGATCCGATGGCGGTGGTGGACCAGGACTGCCGGGTGCGCGGGATCGACGGGCTCCGCGTGGTCGACGCTTCGGTGTTCCCCACCATGCCCAGCGCGCCGACGAACCTGACCACGCTCATGCTCGCCGAAAAGATCGCCAGCGGGATGGAGGGGTGAAGCCGGTGCGGCTGTACTGCGTTCCGCACGCCGGCTCGACTTCGGCGGTCTACCGCCCGTGGCAGCGCGTGGCGCCGCCGTCGTGGCAGGTGGCTGGCCTGGACCTGCCCGGCCGCGGCACGAGAGCGAGGGAACGCAAGATCGAGGACTACCGGTCACTGGTGAAGGTGCTGGCCGAGCACGTGACCACCGACCTCACGCGCGCGGGCGAGACGGGAAAACCGCCGCGCTACGCGTTGTTCGGGCACAGTTTCGGCGCGATGCTGGCGCTGGCCGTGGCCGGTCAGGTGGCGGCCGTGCTCGGCGAACCCCCGGTGTGCGCGGTGCTTTCGGCGGCGCTGCCGCCCCGGCTGCAGCCGCGCGTCGACGAAGTGGCTTCACTCGACGACGACGCGCTGATCGACAAGGTCGTGGCCGACGGTGGTACCGCGCCGGAACTGCTTTCCTCCCGCGGGATGACCGGTTACCTGGTCCGGTTGCTGCGGGAGGACCTGGTGCTGCGGCAGCAGTTCCGGGAGGACCTCCTGCTGCGCGTGGACTTCCCGCTGGTGCTCGTCGTGGGTAGGGACGATCCGTACGTCTCGCCGGAGCAGATGTGGCTGTGGGCGGAGCACACCAGCGCGACCAGCCGCCGGGTGGAACTCCCGGGTGGTCATTTCGCGGCGATGCGGGCGCCGCAGGACATCATCGCGATCGTCGGCGAGGAAACGGGTTCCTGACATGGACATCAATCCCTACGAGGCCGAACACGAGGATTTCCGTGAGCTGTGCGGGAAGTTCCTCGAGCGCGAGGCGGTGCCGCACCACGCGCGGTGGGAACGGGACGGGATCATCGAGCCCGGGTTGTGGGCCAAGGCGGGCGAGGCCGGGCTGCTGGGCCTGGACGCGCCGGTCGAGCACGGCGGCGGCGGGCAGGCCGATTTCCGGTACACGATGGTGTTCATCGAAGAACTCATCCGGGCGGGCATCACCGCGCCGGGGTTCGTCGCGCACAACGACCTGATCTCGTCCTACCTGGCCACCCGCACCACCGCGGAGCAGCGGGCGCGCTGGTTGCCCGGCCTCTGCGCCGGCAAG
Coding sequences within:
- a CDS encoding non-ribosomal peptide synthetase translates to MNLLSSRGEFEPVPETGAVRCQDPFPLTDIQHAYLIGRRRGLELGGVAGHAYFEFDSSGLDLPRLSWALRKVIDRHDMLRAVVADDEQRILDEVPPYQIAVLDLRDLPEAERSAELARVRAELEAQVRPVAAWPLFEIRATVLAGDRIRLHLSMDMLFADLPGLFLMLDEWRRYYDDAGFTPAPLETSFRDQVLARQVSLADPEASGESYWLSRIDELPPGPDLPLATAPEQLGVPEFTRLRKTLDKDGWTTLCSAAARRGCTPDAILLAAYREVLRGWSKRQDFTITRTLLDRLPVHPRADRVLGNFVSPSLFAVSESDGATFEQRVAAVHRQLEADAPHSSFSGIRVLRELTRRQRDGRAAGVPVVFSSTVGAEPTADALRAFGEPVYGRSQTPQVWLENQLLEQDGGLVVNWNVVDGLFPPGLPEAMFDAYHALLTRIVDDESVWQETGSVVPLPAKDAAEQQLANATAADLPPALLHELVAEAARRTPDAVAVFADGVETTYRELTGTAHRLARRLRENGGAQPNTVVAVSMRPGAELIAALLGVLHAGAAYVSIDPDLPEQRRWNLLGRCQADTVVTTADLAVDLSWPPELNVVTPHDDATIGQSAEPLESRQDVDDLAYLIFTSGSTGEPKGVMISHRSAANTVQDINQRFEVTGADRVLALAPTGFDLSVYDIFGVLGAGGAVVSTTDRAQDVGYWTELIDRYRVTIWNSVPAPMRLWIDSLAGAAPGSGASVRLALLSGDWIPTSLPGDIRRYFPEMAVISLGGATEASIWSVFHPIGEVRPEWTSIPYGKPLANQTLHVYNERLEPCPAWVTGEIYIGGTGVAIGYWGDPERTAERFIVHPGTGERLYRTGDLGRYLPGGDIEILGRTDFQVKINGYRVELGEIEAALGKQPGVRQALVDAPVSAAGQRQLAAYLITDDPTAADAATLRPALAELLPSYMVPHHFVAIEALPLTANGKIDRAALPKPWLDVIESDEHQSPRDPVEAALLRIWSDQLGHGEIGVGDGFFDVGGDSLHAVAIVRRLRAEFSIDSAAEQEVIEGLFTNATIAEFAESIRSLAGQRR
- a CDS encoding GMC family oxidoreductase, coding for MTAPDFDLIVVGAGSAGSVVAARAAARGRRVLLLEAGPDQRPPGEPNPLRDGTRLILDGFNWDYLANLRTGGGRGSGRALWERFPYRLGKVVGGSSAVNGVVAMRALPRDFDDWVKLGNPDWSWDRVLPFFRTAETDLDFPGGPSHGDRGPIPVRRPSGGELHSLELAFWRECTRMGLPEVPDLNDGTECGVGAVPANAVGGERMDTAATYLADARTYPGFELRTGRRCSRVVLAGRRAVGVEVLEPGGGTTTVRAPEVVLSAGAIGSPVILQRSGIGPANRCAAAGAEPVADLPGVGQNLADHPSVVIWAKPVDGLCRTGVPWRQVAARVSSGVADDGADLQVWLLNNVPNAAIPGFADRLDWPMVVGISVMLLRPGARGCVYPGGADPAAPPVIHLGFGSADGDVERLAHGVRLAWRVLRSPVFAESLEQVQLWSDRIVTDDRLLRGAVRNVMSPGWHAVGSARMGPDTDPMAVVDQDCRVRGIDGLRVVDASVFPTMPSAPTNLTTLMLAEKIASGMEG
- a CDS encoding thioesterase II family protein, which gives rise to MKPVRLYCVPHAGSTSAVYRPWQRVAPPSWQVAGLDLPGRGTRARERKIEDYRSLVKVLAEHVTTDLTRAGETGKPPRYALFGHSFGAMLALAVAGQVAAVLGEPPVCAVLSAALPPRLQPRVDEVASLDDDALIDKVVADGGTAPELLSSRGMTGYLVRLLREDLVLRQQFREDLLLRVDFPLVLVVGRDDPYVSPEQMWLWAEHTSATSRRVELPGGHFAAMRAPQDIIAIVGEETGS